A DNA window from Porphyromonas gingivalis ATCC 33277 contains the following coding sequences:
- the traM gene encoding conjugative transposon protein TraM, with amino-acid sequence MYPFKRKTASDASTSPELTEEERQRRKKFVIYPLMFLLFAGSMWLIFAPSEKEEEKQSKGFNTEVPDPQASELIGDKKKAYEKEMMEQKEQERSRAMQSLSSMFGEMTGGQPEQSSEELALKTDLSERDNGFGSRTTAPQEGFHASASAYQDINRTLGSFYEIPREDPEKEEMRTRLKELESRMSNEQQSPAITVNDQMALLEKSYQLAAKYMPAGGKGQSVPAALPSTSGSETASERKVVSSGRNGKAIAFPVRQVSGQIVSALAQPMSDSTFRSEYVKERNYMFHTAIGTAPLTEKNTISACVHTRQTVTDGQTVRFRLLEPMLVSGKEIPRNSSLVGVAKIQGERLNVLISSLEYHGNIIPVELAVYDTDGQAGIFIPGSMERSAAKEIVAGMGTSAGSSMNISTDAGAQLAADLGKGLIQGTSQYFSKKMRSVKVHLKAGYKVLIYQSENK; translated from the coding sequence ATGTACCCATTCAAAAGAAAGACAGCCTCCGACGCGAGCACCTCGCCTGAGCTGACGGAGGAAGAGAGACAAAGGCGAAAGAAGTTTGTCATTTACCCCCTGATGTTCCTGCTCTTTGCGGGCTCTATGTGGCTCATCTTCGCTCCTTCGGAGAAAGAGGAGGAGAAACAGTCAAAGGGCTTCAATACGGAAGTACCGGATCCGCAAGCCTCGGAACTCATCGGCGACAAGAAGAAAGCCTATGAAAAGGAGATGATGGAACAGAAGGAGCAGGAACGAAGTCGTGCCATGCAAAGCCTCAGTTCCATGTTCGGGGAAATGACAGGAGGACAACCGGAGCAGAGTTCCGAAGAGTTGGCATTAAAGACGGATTTGTCGGAAAGAGACAACGGCTTCGGCTCTCGCACTACTGCTCCGCAAGAGGGATTCCATGCTTCGGCTTCCGCTTATCAAGACATCAACCGCACGCTCGGCAGTTTCTATGAGATACCGAGAGAAGATCCGGAAAAGGAGGAAATGCGTACCCGTTTGAAGGAGTTGGAAAGTCGTATGAGTAATGAACAACAGTCGCCCGCTATAACCGTGAACGACCAGATGGCTCTGCTTGAAAAATCCTATCAGCTGGCAGCCAAGTATATGCCTGCAGGAGGCAAGGGGCAATCCGTTCCCGCTGCTCTTCCTTCGACTTCGGGGAGTGAGACGGCTTCCGAAAGGAAAGTGGTCTCTTCCGGTCGCAATGGAAAGGCGATAGCGTTTCCTGTCAGGCAGGTGAGCGGTCAAATAGTGTCGGCTCTGGCACAGCCGATGAGCGACTCGACTTTCCGCTCCGAATATGTCAAGGAGAGAAACTATATGTTCCATACCGCCATCGGAACAGCCCCGCTGACGGAGAAGAATACCATCTCCGCCTGTGTGCATACCCGGCAGACGGTTACGGACGGGCAAACGGTACGTTTCCGTCTCTTGGAACCGATGCTGGTATCCGGCAAGGAAATCCCTCGGAACTCCTCGTTGGTCGGCGTGGCGAAGATACAGGGCGAACGCCTGAACGTACTCATCTCTTCGCTGGAATATCACGGGAACATCATCCCCGTGGAATTGGCGGTGTACGATACGGACGGACAAGCAGGGATATTCATCCCCGGCTCGATGGAACGCAGTGCCGCCAAGGAGATTGTCGCAGGAATGGGTACTTCCGCAGGCAGTAGTATGAACATCTCCACCGATGCGGGGGCTCAGCTTGCCGCCGACTTGGGCAAGGGGCTGATACAAGGCACTTCGCAGTATTTCTCAAAGAAAATGCGCTCCGTCAAGGTACATCTCAAAGCAGGATACAAGGTATTGATCTACCAATCTGAAAACAAGTAA
- the traK gene encoding conjugative transposon protein TraK: MEFKSLKNIETSFKQIRLFTLVVVCLCALLAGYSVWSAYSFAEAQRQKIYVLDGGKSLMLALSQDLSQNRPAEAKEHVRRFHELFFTLSPDKSAIEGNISRALLLADKSAYNYYRDFSEKGYYNRIVAGNINQVVQVDSVLCDFDSYPYAVRTYARQMIIRATNVTERSLVTVCRLLNTSRSDDNPNGFNIEGFEIVENKDISTRKR; encoded by the coding sequence ATGGAATTTAAGTCATTAAAGAATATCGAAACAAGTTTCAAGCAGATACGCCTCTTTACCTTGGTCGTCGTCTGCCTGTGTGCTCTCCTTGCGGGGTATTCGGTATGGAGTGCCTACTCCTTTGCCGAAGCCCAAAGGCAGAAAATCTATGTGTTGGATGGCGGTAAGTCGCTGATGCTCGCCTTGTCGCAGGATCTGTCGCAGAACAGACCCGCAGAAGCCAAGGAGCATGTGCGCCGCTTCCACGAGTTGTTCTTCACCCTTTCGCCCGATAAGAGTGCCATTGAGGGGAATATCTCCCGTGCGCTGCTCTTGGCGGACAAGAGTGCCTACAATTACTATCGGGATTTCTCCGAGAAAGGGTACTACAACCGTATCGTGGCAGGAAATATCAATCAGGTCGTGCAGGTGGACAGCGTACTCTGTGACTTCGACAGCTATCCCTATGCGGTACGGACGTATGCCCGACAGATGATTATCCGTGCGACCAACGTGACCGAGCGCAGTCTCGTGACCGTATGCCGCCTGCTCAATACGAGCCGCAGCGATGACAATCCGAATGGCTTCAATATCGAAGGATTCGAGATTGTGGAGAACAAAGACATCAGTACCCGTAAACGATGA
- a CDS encoding TraL conjugative transposon family protein encodes MKKKSLFRMMQEGAEARLRRLCGRIPAHLRLYVVLTMLAVFALLSNYLFFQGICHIFFEERGNKGNMPVIEHIETPEVRRIYSNDSINLLKYYDYVPIQKKDSLRREHLA; translated from the coding sequence ATGAAAAAGAAAAGTCTGTTCCGAATGATGCAGGAGGGAGCTGAGGCAAGACTCCGCCGCCTGTGCGGACGCATCCCCGCTCATCTGAGGCTGTATGTCGTCCTGACGATGCTGGCGGTATTCGCCCTTCTCTCCAATTACCTCTTCTTTCAAGGGATATGCCATATCTTCTTTGAGGAAAGAGGGAATAAGGGAAACATGCCGGTTATCGAGCATATCGAAACGCCTGAAGTCAGGCGGATCTATTCCAACGATAGTATCAACCTATTAAAGTATTACGATTATGTACCCATTCAAAAGAAAGACAGCCTCCGACGCGAGCACCTCGCCTGA